The DNA sequence AGAGATCGGGAGTATCGGCACCCAATGTCGATACTCCCGCGTCTTTATCAAACATATATGAATCAGCAACACCATCAAGAGTGGAAAGATGATCGAGCGCCTCATCTACTGTCTGTATAGGTGCTATCTCAGGCAAACGCACTCTTCCCGACTGCTCCGCTGCCTCCACGATGATCTTCTGAGCCCGCTCATATACGATGTTCTTTTTATCAGAGCGATCTGCGGCGAGCGGCACAATACCTGCTACCCCCAGCTCGGTCGCCTTTTCGATGATCCACTCGAACTTATCACGCTTAATGAGTGCCGCGTACAACCAAACAGCGGGCGCCGTGTCGTCTTCGTGGTGCTTGTCGGTGATAGAGAGCACCGCTTCCCCGGAACGCATCTCTTGAATTACAGCACCATACTCCGCGCCCGAACCGTCAAAGAGAACCAGCTCAAAGCCCGGCTTGGCTCGCAAAACACTCTTCCATTGATGTAGCAAACGCTCATCAGTGACGGTCACGCTGTCGCCGTGAATTGATTGCGGGAGATAAAAACGGTCGATACGCATATAAATAGATTTAAGAGATAAGATTTATGATTTAAGAACGATATATTGTCAATAGCTCCTCAGAATGCTAGACTACTCAAGTCATCGTTGAATCTTAAATCAAAAATCTTAAATCTCAAACCATGTTAATCCCAACCGTTATAGAAAAAAGCCAGTTCGGCGAGCGCGCGTACGATATTTACTCACGTCTGCTTCGTGATCGTATCGTCTTTCTTGCCGGCCCGATCGATGACGATACCGCGAATATCATTATCGCGCAGCTACTATTCCTTGAGTCAGAAGACTCTACTAAAGACATTAGTCTCTACATTAACTCCCCCGGCGGCACTGTCACATCCGGACTAGCGATCATGGATACCATGAACCATGTGACCTGCAGTGTCAGCACTGTGTGCGCCGGCATGGCCGCATCGGCTGCAGCCTGGATCCTCTCGAACGGCGAGAAAGGCAAGCGCTACACTCTACCTAATGCTGAAGTGATGATCCATCAGCCACTGGGGGGCGCAGAAGGACAAGCAAGCGACATTGAAATATCAGCACGTCATATTATCGACATCAAAAAACGTCTCGCCAAGATCCTTGCCAAAAATACCGGCAAGAGTGTCCAGCAGATCGAAACTGATGTTGACCGAGACTTTTACATGACCGCTGAAGACTCTAAGGCGTACGGCATTGTCGATGAGATCTTGAAAGAGAAAACCTCGACCAAAAAGAAAAAATAGAGGGAAAAAAGAACTAACTATAGGGTTTCTAAAACCGGCTCACCTTCCCGTGAGCCGGTTTTACATATTGCCTATAATTCTGTATGCTGAGCATGCACAGCACGACAGAAGAAACGACAAAGTGACCGATACGAAGACTGTTCTAACACTATTATTCATTTGTGAACTCTCACCACTCCCCTCTTTATATTGAGATGAAAGACATAATGAGCGCCTTCAATATACTCAGGTAACGCTAAAAGGCCTCTCAAACCTATTTGGCGAAGTCGCGTAATGAAATTTTACGCGACGTGGTGAGCTAACCGCGTGACGTATGGACCTTAACACAACGCTTACGTTGCTGATCGCCGCTCTTCTCGGGCTGATCAGTGGCTATTTCTTGCGCATGCTTGTCTCGGCAGCCCGACGTGAGTCTATAGAGCTAAAGATACGCAAACAACTTCTACAAGCCCGGGAAAATGCCGAGCAGATAATAACTACAGCCGAAAACAAGGCAGACACACTTCTTGAACAAGCCCGACAAGACGCACGGGAAAAAGAAGAAAACCTTCAGAAAAGCGAGGATCGACTTATTAAACGTGAAGAACTGCTTGATAACCGTCAGCGTGATCTCGACGCCAATGAAGCAAAACTCGACCAGCGACTAGCCGAGGCAGACGGGCTTCGGGAAAAAGCGCGACAGACCCTCGATGCTCGAGAGCATGAACTCGAACGGGTTGCCACACTGTCTGCAGAAGAAGCCCGTGATCAGTTATTCGAAACGATCGAACACCAGTACGAGGAGGATCTCGTAGTTCGCATGCAGAAACTTGAGCAACACGGCGCGGAAAAACTTGAATTGAAGGCACGCGATATCCTCACCTCTGCTATTCACCGCATGGCCAACTCTGTTTCGTCCGATGTTATGACCACCACGGTCTCGATCCCATCTGATGAAGTAAAAGGTAAGGTTATCGGCAAAGAAGGGCGCAACATTCGCTCATTTGAGCGGATCACGGGTGTGGAACTTATTGTAGATGACACGCCGGGCACCATCACCATCTCCTCATTCGATCCGGTGCGTCGCCAAGTTGCTCGTGTTGCTCTTGAAAACCTTATCCTCGATGGCAGGATCCAGCCAACCCGCATCGAAGAGATGGTGACAAGCGCTAAAGACAAGGTAAACACCATTATTAAAGAAAAGGGAGAGCAAGCTGTTTATGAAGTAGGTGTCTATAACCTTGATCCGCGCATCATTTCTATACTTGGCCGTCTTTATTTCCGCACCAGCTACGGTCAGAATGTACTGCAGCACTCAATAGAAATGTCTCACATCGCTGGAATACTAGCTGAAGAACTTGGGGCAAACGTTGCTGTCGCTAAAGCGGGGGCTCTACTGCACGATATCGGCAAAGCCGTGGACCACGAGGTCTCTGGAACACATGTCGAGATCGGTCGCCGTATCCTGCAAAAATTCGGAGCTGACGAAGAGATCATTAAAGCAATGCAGGCGCATCATGGTGAATATCCATTTGAATCAGTAGAGTCGATCATAGTTCAAGCGGCCGATGCTATTTCCGGCGCTCGCCCGGGCGCTCGTCGCGACACCGTTGAGAACTACCTCAAACGCTTAACGGAGCTGGAGGCTATCGCCTCAGCAGTCGAAGGTGTCGAGAGGTCATACGCACTCCAGGCCGGACGAGAGATCCGTGTATTTGTCACACCGGAACAGGTCAATGATGTTGAGGCTCGACAGATGGCGCGTGAGATAGCCCTCCAAATAGAAAACGAGCTTAAATATCCC is a window from the Candidatus Paceibacterota bacterium genome containing:
- a CDS encoding RsmE family RNA methyltransferase; its protein translation is MRIDRFYLPQSIHGDSVTVTDERLLHQWKSVLRAKPGFELVLFDGSGAEYGAVIQEMRSGEAVLSITDKHHEDDTAPAVWLYAALIKRDKFEWIIEKATELGVAGIVPLAADRSDKKNIVYERAQKIIVEAAEQSGRVRLPEIAPIQTVDEALDHLSTLDGVADSYMFDKDAGVSTLGADTPDLCAQLRQPGRAGEYVRLFVGPEGGWSDREKGVFQEKGVRQYSLGKQNLKTETAAICVAGLALVG
- a CDS encoding ATP-dependent Clp protease proteolytic subunit, with amino-acid sequence MLIPTVIEKSQFGERAYDIYSRLLRDRIVFLAGPIDDDTANIIIAQLLFLESEDSTKDISLYINSPGGTVTSGLAIMDTMNHVTCSVSTVCAGMAASAAAWILSNGEKGKRYTLPNAEVMIHQPLGGAEGQASDIEISARHIIDIKKRLAKILAKNTGKSVQQIETDVDRDFYMTAEDSKAYGIVDEILKEKTSTKKKK
- the rny gene encoding ribonuclease Y, whose protein sequence is MDLNTTLTLLIAALLGLISGYFLRMLVSAARRESIELKIRKQLLQARENAEQIITTAENKADTLLEQARQDAREKEENLQKSEDRLIKREELLDNRQRDLDANEAKLDQRLAEADGLREKARQTLDAREHELERVATLSAEEARDQLFETIEHQYEEDLVVRMQKLEQHGAEKLELKARDILTSAIHRMANSVSSDVMTTTVSIPSDEVKGKVIGKEGRNIRSFERITGVELIVDDTPGTITISSFDPVRRQVARVALENLILDGRIQPTRIEEMVTSAKDKVNTIIKEKGEQAVYEVGVYNLDPRIISILGRLYFRTSYGQNVLQHSIEMSHIAGILAEELGANVAVAKAGALLHDIGKAVDHEVSGTHVEIGRRILQKFGADEEIIKAMQAHHGEYPFESVESIIVQAADAISGARPGARRDTVENYLKRLTELEAIASAVEGVERSYALQAGREIRVFVTPEQVNDVEARQMAREIALQIENELKYPGEIKVNVIRESRSIEFAR